One region of Ahniella affigens genomic DNA includes:
- a CDS encoding NUDIX hydrolase translates to MPYTPIVATLGYVLTPDRKRVLLVHRNARAHDEHLGKYNGLGGKLEPLEDVVAGMRREIWEEAQLQCTAMSLRGTISWPGFGKNGEDWLGFVFLITEFVGEAPTRNEEGDLEWQPIEGILDLPMWEGDRYFLPLVFDQDPRAFHGVMPYANGKPTGWSYSRI, encoded by the coding sequence ATGCCTTATACCCCGATCGTTGCCACCCTGGGTTACGTCCTCACCCCAGATCGAAAGCGTGTGCTGTTGGTCCACCGCAATGCCCGCGCGCACGATGAGCATCTGGGCAAATACAACGGCTTGGGTGGCAAGTTGGAACCACTCGAAGACGTGGTTGCCGGCATGCGCCGGGAGATTTGGGAGGAAGCGCAGTTGCAGTGCACGGCGATGAGTCTGCGCGGCACCATTTCCTGGCCCGGCTTTGGCAAGAATGGCGAGGACTGGCTTGGCTTTGTGTTTCTGATCACCGAGTTTGTTGGTGAGGCCCCTACGCGCAACGAGGAAGGCGATCTGGAATGGCAGCCGATTGAGGGCATCCTCGATTTGCCCATGTGGGAAGGCGATCGCTACTTCCTGCCGCTGGTGTTCGACCAGGACCCGCGTGCGTTCCATGGCGTCATGCCCTACGCCAACGGCAAGCCGACCGGCTGGTCTTACAGCCGGATCTGA